In the genome of Desulfofarcimen acetoxidans DSM 771, one region contains:
- a CDS encoding TIGR04086 family membrane protein, with protein MSFNQDSAAFIQITAVLKSTLVALMFSTVLIALLGLIIYYSDISETTIPWISAGIIFLSVTCGGLFAGKMSGTKGLLHGLSVGILFFLIIWLASALILPGHILLLSSLHKLLLSLTSGALGGVLGVGSA; from the coding sequence ATGTCCTTTAACCAGGATTCCGCAGCATTTATTCAGATTACCGCTGTACTCAAGAGTACCCTTGTGGCGCTTATGTTTTCCACTGTTCTAATTGCTTTATTAGGCCTGATTATTTATTATTCAGATATATCCGAAACAACCATTCCCTGGATAAGCGCCGGCATAATCTTCTTAAGTGTTACTTGTGGCGGACTATTCGCCGGTAAAATGAGCGGCACAAAAGGCTTGCTGCATGGCCTGTCTGTCGGTATTCTCTTTTTCTTAATCATCTGGTTAGCTTCAGCCTTAATCTTACCGGGACATATTTTGTTGTTATCTTCCTTGCATAAATTATTATTATCTCTCACTTCCGGCGCTCTCGGGGGAGTCCTGGGTGTTGGTTCCGCTTAA
- the folE gene encoding GTP cyclohydrolase I FolE, whose amino-acid sequence MIDQEKIEKAVYMILEAIGEDPEREGLLETPARVARMYKEVFCGLSEDPNIHLRKIFNEEHEELVLVKDIAFSSMCEHHLLPFFGKAHVAYIPHKGRVTGLSKLARVVDSYAKRPQLQERLTSQIADCIMKHLNPYGVIVVVEAEHMCMTLRGIKKPGSKTVTSAVRGAFKSNDATRAEAFALIRTLN is encoded by the coding sequence ATGATCGACCAAGAAAAGATTGAAAAGGCTGTATATATGATCTTAGAAGCTATTGGTGAAGATCCCGAAAGAGAAGGTCTATTAGAAACCCCCGCCCGGGTTGCCAGAATGTATAAAGAAGTTTTTTGCGGTTTATCTGAGGATCCTAATATACACTTGCGAAAAATTTTTAATGAGGAGCACGAGGAATTGGTTTTAGTTAAAGACATAGCATTTTCCTCTATGTGTGAGCACCACCTCCTTCCTTTTTTTGGCAAGGCACATGTTGCTTATATTCCGCATAAAGGTAGAGTGACCGGTCTGTCTAAGCTGGCCCGTGTAGTAGATTCCTATGCCAAAAGGCCACAATTGCAGGAACGCTTGACTTCACAAATTGCTGATTGTATAATGAAGCATTTAAATCCTTACGGAGTTATAGTTGTTGTTGAGGCTGAGCATATGTGTATGACCTTGCGTGGTATTAAAAAACCCGGCTCAAAAACTGTTACATCTGCTGTGCGTGGTGCTTTTAAAAGCAACGATGCTACCAGAGCAGAGGCCTTTGCATTAATCAGAACATTAAATTAG
- a CDS encoding YpmA family protein gives MIKGSDGPKLELIAAKSFKEYDQMYKVVDFLNKTLKEKNVMFGLTKNSNTKEVTISIYET, from the coding sequence ATGATTAAGGGAAGCGATGGACCTAAATTAGAATTAATTGCTGCCAAAAGCTTTAAAGAGTATGATCAGATGTACAAAGTGGTTGATTTCCTGAATAAAACACTTAAAGAAAAAAACGTTATGTTTGGTTTAACTAAAAACAGTAATACTAAAGAAGTGACAATATCCATTTATGAAACATAA
- the surE gene encoding 5'/3'-nucleotidase SurE, with amino-acid sequence MRLLLSNDDGINAKGIKTLAERLSKTAEVFVVAPDRERSSTGHGITVYRPLMVTEMHLCKDVVAWSISGTPADCVKLGIDELLPARPDLIISGINNGSNLSTDVLYSGTVSAAIEGVINGIPAIAVSLANNDCLEPDLVEDFSCAVGFTENMVSNFISTGMYPGVMLNINVPAGKPSGVKVTQLGLRRYVNCFEKRTNPRGKVYYWLAGEPIDVETGLLDIDSKAVKDNFISITPIHFNLTHFDEIENLNKWVKELRD; translated from the coding sequence ATGCGTCTTCTTTTAAGTAATGATGACGGGATCAATGCTAAAGGAATAAAAACTTTAGCAGAGAGATTAAGCAAAACAGCAGAAGTGTTTGTTGTTGCTCCGGATCGGGAGAGAAGTTCAACAGGTCACGGTATTACAGTATATAGGCCCTTAATGGTAACAGAAATGCATTTGTGTAAGGATGTTGTCGCCTGGTCGATTAGCGGAACTCCTGCTGATTGTGTGAAGCTAGGTATAGATGAGTTATTGCCTGCCCGGCCTGATTTAATCATTTCCGGCATCAACAACGGATCAAACCTGAGTACCGATGTTCTATACTCGGGAACTGTTTCCGCCGCTATTGAAGGCGTTATTAACGGTATACCGGCGATTGCTGTTTCACTGGCCAACAATGATTGTCTTGAGCCTGATCTAGTTGAGGATTTTAGCTGCGCGGTTGGTTTTACTGAAAACATGGTCAGTAATTTTATCAGTACCGGTATGTATCCGGGGGTAATGCTCAATATTAATGTGCCCGCCGGTAAACCGTCGGGTGTTAAAGTTACCCAGTTGGGACTCAGGCGATATGTTAACTGCTTTGAGAAGAGAACTAATCCCAGAGGCAAGGTTTATTACTGGTTGGCCGGCGAACCTATAGATGTGGAAACGGGTTTGCTGGATATAGATTCAAAAGCCGTTAAAGATAATTTTATCTCCATAACTCCAATCCACTTTAATCTAACTCATTTTGATGAAATAGAGAATCTTAATAAATGGGTAAAAGAATTGAGGGACTAG
- the spoVB gene encoding stage V sporulation protein B, translating into MTRQSFIYGAMVLLAAALINRIIGFIYQIIMIRLIQPEGIGLFNMVYPIYVLVLVVATAGIPLSISKLVAEETARHNFAGARNIFHVSLFYLTAFSLLCTAGIVWAAPLLLKYIFPNPKVYYSFLCLVPGIIIVSICSAFRGYFQGLQRMTPTAATQTIEQLVRITIGLAAAYLLLPRGLEYAAIGVSLGVVCGELSGFLLMLIIYFQHRPYLQHKRQKTSLEFAANSKRIFHLAAPITLTRFVATGLMSLEAILIPQQLQAIGLSLKASTSIYGQLAGIAETLLFTPTVITISLATALVPAISDAMAQNNITMVHNRINKSLRITILTGLPSAAVLAVLANEICGILFGYSETGFILSLLALGGPFLYFTQTTTGILQGLGNATKPFKNMVAASLFKIFGIYYFTGLWGIRGAAISLSASYLIMAVMNYLDLQYLTGYKLNPVIHLFKPFLAVTGMAYFMWQANIYINHHHTINLFSLIFILLCGTVVYLSLLVATKTIDMDDFKQITGFLKPRF; encoded by the coding sequence ATGACACGTCAATCATTTATTTACGGGGCGATGGTTTTATTAGCCGCAGCCCTGATTAACCGCATCATCGGGTTTATATATCAAATTATTATGATTCGATTGATTCAACCTGAGGGCATCGGCCTTTTTAACATGGTTTACCCAATTTATGTACTGGTACTGGTCGTAGCTACTGCCGGCATACCCCTGTCTATTTCTAAACTGGTAGCCGAAGAAACGGCCCGTCATAACTTTGCCGGCGCCCGTAATATTTTTCATGTGTCTTTGTTTTATTTAACAGCATTTAGTCTATTATGCACTGCTGGAATAGTTTGGGCCGCTCCTTTATTATTAAAATATATTTTCCCAAATCCCAAGGTTTATTATAGTTTTCTGTGTTTAGTCCCCGGAATTATTATTGTTTCAATATGTTCTGCTTTCCGAGGATATTTCCAGGGGCTTCAACGCATGACACCCACAGCTGCAACACAAACAATTGAGCAATTAGTCAGAATAACCATAGGACTTGCCGCCGCTTACCTGCTGCTGCCGCGCGGACTGGAGTATGCGGCTATCGGGGTTTCATTAGGTGTAGTGTGCGGTGAGCTCTCAGGCTTTTTGTTAATGCTGATCATATATTTTCAGCATCGCCCTTATTTGCAGCATAAAAGGCAAAAAACCAGCTTGGAATTTGCCGCAAACAGCAAGAGGATTTTTCACCTGGCCGCACCTATTACATTAACCAGATTTGTAGCTACAGGATTAATGTCACTGGAAGCTATATTAATACCCCAACAGCTTCAGGCAATAGGCTTATCTCTTAAAGCATCTACTTCAATCTATGGTCAATTAGCCGGGATAGCTGAAACACTTCTATTCACACCCACCGTTATTACTATTTCACTGGCCACAGCTCTGGTTCCCGCTATTTCTGATGCCATGGCACAAAACAACATTACAATGGTTCACAACAGAATAAACAAGTCACTGCGTATTACAATTCTTACAGGCCTGCCCAGCGCAGCTGTTTTAGCGGTACTGGCTAATGAAATCTGCGGCATTCTTTTCGGTTATTCTGAAACCGGTTTTATTCTCAGCCTTCTGGCTTTGGGAGGACCGTTTTTATATTTTACACAAACCACTACCGGTATTCTACAAGGTCTGGGCAATGCAACCAAACCATTCAAGAATATGGTTGCAGCTTCTTTATTCAAAATTTTCGGCATTTATTATTTTACGGGCTTATGGGGTATCAGGGGGGCTGCCATATCATTGTCTGCCAGCTATTTAATTATGGCTGTTATGAATTATCTTGATTTACAATATCTTACAGGATATAAATTAAATCCTGTGATTCATTTATTCAAACCCTTTCTGGCAGTGACAGGTATGGCATATTTTATGTGGCAGGCTAATATTTATATAAATCATCACCACACCATTAATCTCTTTAGCTTAATTTTTATTTTATTATGCGGAACGGTGGTATATTTAAGCCTGCTCGTTGCCACCAAAACTATAGATATGGATGACTTTAAGCAAATTACCGGATTTTTAAAACCCAGGTTTTAA
- the fusA gene encoding elongation factor G, producing MKNYQTTQLRNVAVVAHGGSGKTSLVEAMLFNTGLLSRLGRVEDGTTTADYHPEEINRQLTIHTSIVPVEWENTKINLLDTPGFSDFIVDVKGALRVAEGALFVVSAVDGVEVQHEIIWGFTNKEELPRLVFINKMDRENADFDKVVDELKEKFNVNFVPVQIPIGSFDKFSGVVDVLRGKAYSGDGKGKEIPIPESLLDTVAGYREALIEAAAESDDELTMKYLEGEELTPEEIISGFKKSLADGKIVPVLSGSATKNMGVAQLSSFIAEFFPAPQEEEGSMAALVFKTIGDPYVGKMNFFKVFKGKLKADSVVYNSVKEANEKIGQVLYLRGKSTAATDAVPTGDIAVLVKLHDTTTGDTLCDKDNPVVLEGIEFPIPTLTAAVNPKSKNDEDKLSDAMSKILDEDPTLKLEKNTETKQTLLTAMGELHVNIIVDRLKNKYGVDVTLSDAKVPYRETIRGKVEVEGKHKKQSGGRGQFGHVWIRFESTDDEFVFSEEVFGGAVPRNYFPAVEKGLREAMSEGVLAGYPVTGLKATLYDGSYHPVDSSEMAFKIAASLAFKKGCEKASPALLEPVMSVEVLVPDNFMGDIISDFNTKRGRVLGSEQVEGLTKIMATVPLSEMYRYAIDLKSMTQGRGSFNMSFSGYDEVPARLAEDIIKKAKAEKEESR from the coding sequence TTGAAAAACTATCAAACCACACAGCTGCGTAACGTTGCAGTAGTGGCGCACGGGGGATCCGGAAAAACATCCCTGGTAGAGGCCATGCTGTTTAATACCGGGTTATTATCTCGTTTGGGTCGTGTTGAAGACGGTACCACCACTGCTGATTACCATCCGGAAGAAATTAACCGCCAGTTAACAATACATACCAGCATAGTGCCGGTTGAATGGGAAAATACCAAGATAAATCTTTTAGACACACCTGGTTTCTCAGATTTTATTGTTGACGTTAAAGGGGCTCTGCGTGTAGCAGAAGGTGCCTTGTTTGTTGTTTCTGCTGTTGATGGTGTGGAAGTTCAGCATGAAATTATCTGGGGTTTTACTAATAAAGAAGAGTTGCCCCGTCTGGTTTTTATAAATAAGATGGATCGGGAAAATGCTGATTTTGACAAAGTAGTAGACGAACTTAAAGAAAAGTTTAATGTTAATTTTGTTCCGGTTCAAATACCTATAGGATCTTTTGACAAATTTTCCGGTGTGGTGGATGTTCTCAGAGGAAAAGCCTACAGCGGAGACGGCAAAGGCAAAGAGATACCCATACCTGAGAGTTTGCTTGATACGGTTGCCGGTTATCGGGAGGCTTTGATTGAAGCTGCGGCCGAAAGTGATGACGAATTGACCATGAAGTACCTGGAAGGTGAAGAACTCACCCCGGAAGAAATCATAAGCGGGTTTAAAAAGTCTTTGGCCGACGGTAAAATAGTGCCTGTCTTAAGTGGTTCAGCTACTAAAAATATGGGCGTTGCTCAATTGTCAAGCTTTATAGCGGAATTTTTCCCGGCACCGCAGGAAGAAGAAGGCTCTATGGCAGCTCTTGTGTTTAAAACTATTGGTGACCCTTATGTTGGAAAAATGAACTTTTTTAAAGTATTTAAAGGTAAGCTTAAAGCAGATTCAGTTGTTTACAACAGCGTTAAAGAAGCTAATGAAAAAATTGGCCAGGTGCTTTATTTACGGGGCAAATCAACTGCTGCTACCGATGCAGTGCCAACAGGTGATATTGCTGTGCTGGTAAAACTTCACGATACCACAACAGGTGATACGCTTTGCGATAAGGATAATCCCGTCGTATTGGAAGGTATAGAGTTTCCTATTCCGACTCTTACCGCGGCAGTTAATCCTAAGAGTAAAAATGACGAGGATAAGCTCAGTGATGCCATGTCTAAAATCCTGGATGAGGATCCTACCTTAAAGCTGGAGAAAAATACTGAAACTAAGCAAACTCTGTTAACAGCCATGGGCGAACTGCATGTTAATATCATTGTGGACAGGCTTAAGAATAAATATGGCGTTGATGTAACCTTAAGCGATGCTAAAGTTCCCTACAGGGAAACTATTCGCGGTAAGGTTGAAGTGGAAGGAAAACATAAAAAACAATCCGGTGGCAGAGGCCAGTTTGGACATGTTTGGATTCGTTTTGAATCTACAGATGATGAATTTGTATTCTCAGAAGAAGTTTTTGGTGGCGCAGTACCCAGGAATTATTTCCCCGCGGTGGAGAAAGGCCTGCGTGAAGCTATGTCGGAAGGTGTCTTGGCGGGTTACCCGGTAACCGGTCTGAAGGCTACTTTGTACGACGGTTCTTACCACCCGGTAGACTCTTCGGAAATGGCTTTTAAAATTGCAGCATCTTTAGCTTTTAAGAAGGGTTGCGAAAAGGCTTCTCCGGCACTGTTGGAGCCGGTTATGAGTGTGGAAGTACTTGTTCCTGACAATTTTATGGGTGACATTATCAGTGATTTCAATACAAAGCGGGGCAGAGTACTGGGCAGTGAGCAGGTAGAAGGCTTGACTAAGATTATGGCTACTGTTCCCCTTTCGGAAATGTATCGTTATGCTATTGACTTGAAGTCTATGACACAGGGACGCGGTTCCTTTAATATGAGTTTTTCCGGCTATGATGAAGTACCGGCCCGCCTGGCAGAAGATATTATTAAAAAGGCTAAGGCGGAAAAAGAAGAGAGCAGATAA
- a CDS encoding YidH family protein — MREKNPHSKLPFKDRLQLHMANERTFLAWTRTALNMIAIGFLVFRFNLTGSSIILENKLNWSKSAVYGSLLIMLGVVINLVATTRFLFFRKEIEKGEGIFPYTIDLIMTASVVLIAIVLIAFSQNAIR, encoded by the coding sequence GTGAGGGAAAAAAATCCGCACAGTAAATTGCCTTTTAAAGATAGATTACAGTTGCATATGGCAAATGAAAGAACTTTTTTAGCCTGGACACGCACTGCCCTGAATATGATTGCCATAGGATTTCTTGTATTTAGATTTAATTTAACCGGATCATCGATTATCTTAGAAAACAAGTTGAACTGGTCAAAATCAGCAGTATATGGTTCATTACTTATTATGCTGGGTGTAGTGATAAATCTGGTAGCAACAACCCGTTTTTTATTCTTCAGAAAAGAAATAGAAAAAGGTGAAGGTATTTTCCCTTACACAATAGATTTGATCATGACTGCTTCTGTCGTACTTATAGCCATTGTTTTAATAGCTTTTAGCCAGAATGCAATCAGATGA
- a CDS encoding PilZ domain-containing protein, which yields MIYGKDILVVNHKICITPANQYTHEAIITSIEENIFWINFPNYNKQPLFLTIKQNVEISAALKLGLYTSNTTLEKINNDSKKFYGFLIPDNFIKTRERKYRRSLYSNNLIFNAENLTAFTTMIDFSAGGVQVYLTPELENIINSKHKMFVSLQIENSSFYSEVRLSWQNKTKNIPVAGFEFINNDNLPRGKIANLSIKYTT from the coding sequence TTGATCTATGGTAAAGATATTTTAGTGGTCAACCATAAAATTTGTATTACACCTGCTAATCAATATACTCACGAAGCAATTATCACAAGCATCGAAGAAAACATATTTTGGATTAATTTTCCAAACTATAACAAACAACCTTTATTTCTAACAATAAAACAAAATGTTGAGATAAGTGCGGCTTTAAAATTAGGTTTATATACGAGCAATACAACCTTAGAAAAGATTAATAACGACAGTAAAAAGTTCTATGGCTTTTTAATACCTGATAATTTTATTAAAACCAGAGAGAGAAAATACAGAAGATCACTTTATTCTAATAATCTTATTTTTAACGCGGAAAATCTTACAGCCTTTACAACTATGATTGATTTTTCCGCCGGAGGTGTTCAGGTATATTTAACTCCTGAATTAGAAAATATTATAAATTCAAAGCATAAAATGTTTGTTTCTTTACAAATTGAAAATAGCAGTTTTTATAGCGAAGTGCGTTTATCATGGCAGAACAAAACCAAAAATATACCTGTTGCTGGCTTTGAATTTATTAATAATGATAATTTACCCAGAGGTAAAATAGCAAATTTATCTATTAAATATACAACTTGA
- a CDS encoding stalk domain-containing protein translates to MKVKPFIIIFLSLLLCFSAVFSSSAALLSAKDLLIDKINNYKLPFNKDFYNKTSSDISLEINKFNGTVKEQAGDYTGSKIAFNVQLDEPNKAIKLNYDANIQKNSCKGDIYLTEDRIIFSKDIISLIKNFNIDELDSFPLLEQGPDYLYMISGQLKPVWEQMQSYQSQKLPVEYQDFMLFIVEAIPDKYINQSSGEITIKLDQSGFEDVLYCLVTKVFNEKERFADIIYKINKYTFEAQGLNPEAARNLIISGFAEISPPTREEIHAIGSFLDVSLLYSCSLQTYGTGNFEINMAIKAPDQSVKGSIDILSKSVTNKDNYDGSYLIKINFEDDKRKTLDGSVSGAFNYKASSATSDMKLDLTAKDNAAGEVYFDIGATIKSKDKINQALQIKVPELNTSNSINITDIMPAPGKTNQQVKDIFIDGKRIDCPVNPKIAEKGIMLPVRIISEALGYQVNWIEPNEISITGKNKVITLFVNQKTYTVNGQEKELEMAPYVENNSTMVLMDFISQELGVSINLSGGNLYIIKAQE, encoded by the coding sequence TTGAAAGTCAAACCGTTTATTATTATTTTCCTCAGTTTGCTCTTATGCTTTAGCGCAGTATTTTCCTCATCTGCAGCGTTGCTGTCGGCTAAAGACTTACTTATTGATAAAATTAATAATTATAAATTACCATTTAATAAGGATTTCTATAATAAGACGTCAAGTGATATCAGTTTAGAAATCAATAAGTTTAATGGCACTGTTAAGGAGCAAGCCGGTGACTATACGGGTAGTAAAATTGCCTTTAATGTACAATTGGACGAACCCAATAAGGCTATTAAACTAAACTATGATGCAAATATACAAAAAAATAGCTGTAAAGGTGATATCTACTTGACCGAAGACAGGATTATCTTCAGCAAGGATATTATCTCGTTAATTAAGAACTTTAATATTGATGAGTTAGACAGTTTTCCTTTGTTAGAACAAGGTCCTGATTACCTTTATATGATAAGCGGCCAGTTAAAACCTGTTTGGGAGCAGATGCAAAGCTACCAGTCCCAGAAGTTGCCCGTCGAGTATCAGGATTTTATGCTCTTTATTGTTGAAGCTATACCGGACAAGTATATTAACCAGTCATCAGGCGAAATAACCATTAAACTGGACCAGTCAGGTTTTGAAGATGTGCTCTACTGTTTGGTAACCAAGGTGTTTAATGAAAAGGAAAGGTTTGCTGACATTATCTATAAAATCAATAAATATACTTTTGAGGCTCAGGGACTTAACCCCGAGGCTGCTAGAAATTTAATAATTTCCGGTTTTGCGGAGATCTCACCTCCGACCAGGGAGGAAATACACGCTATAGGCAGTTTTTTAGATGTCAGTCTGCTTTATTCTTGTTCACTGCAAACTTATGGAACGGGTAATTTTGAAATAAACATGGCAATCAAGGCCCCTGATCAATCCGTGAAAGGCAGTATAGATATTTTATCTAAGTCTGTCACTAATAAAGATAATTACGATGGCTCATATCTAATCAAAATCAATTTTGAAGATGACAAGAGAAAAACTCTGGACGGCAGCGTTTCCGGGGCTTTTAATTACAAAGCCAGCAGCGCAACGTCAGACATGAAGCTGGATCTTACTGCCAAAGACAATGCCGCAGGAGAGGTTTATTTTGATATCGGAGCAACCATTAAATCAAAAGATAAAATAAATCAGGCTTTACAAATAAAAGTACCGGAATTAAATACCTCTAACAGTATAAATATTACAGATATAATGCCGGCTCCAGGCAAAACGAATCAACAGGTAAAGGATATTTTTATTGACGGGAAAAGAATCGATTGCCCCGTGAATCCTAAAATAGCTGAAAAAGGCATTATGCTGCCTGTAAGAATTATTTCCGAGGCTTTAGGTTATCAAGTTAATTGGATTGAGCCCAATGAAATTAGTATTACCGGTAAGAACAAGGTTATTACTTTGTTTGTGAACCAAAAGACTTATACTGTCAACGGTCAAGAAAAAGAACTTGAGATGGCGCCATATGTTGAAAACAATAGCACCATGGTTTTAATGGATTTCATATCGCAAGAGTTGGGTGTTTCTATTAACCTGTCAGGTGGCAACTTGTATATTATAAAAGCCCAGGAATAG
- a CDS encoding NAD(P)/FAD-dependent oxidoreductase, with protein MSDKPRGAILQRDGQTYAIVPKIKGGLLDLATLKKLTATVEKYNIPIVKLTSAQRLALVGMKAEDIEAIWTDLGMEPAPATGSVVRSVQVCPGNAVCKNGQQNSLQLGIKIDEMFSGKALPGKVKIGVSGCPLSCAEPKVRDIGLLGKAAGWTLVAGGSAGARPRIADQITEGLTDEQALELISKIIEVYGEQAKKGERIGNLIERIGLDEFKKLLL; from the coding sequence ATGTCGGATAAACCAAGAGGAGCAATACTGCAGCGAGACGGTCAAACTTACGCTATCGTACCTAAAATAAAGGGAGGTCTTCTGGATCTAGCGACATTAAAAAAATTAACCGCTACAGTAGAGAAGTATAATATACCTATTGTTAAGCTTACCAGCGCCCAGAGATTGGCCCTCGTCGGCATGAAAGCGGAAGATATTGAGGCTATTTGGACTGACCTGGGCATGGAACCGGCTCCTGCTACCGGTTCGGTTGTACGTAGTGTACAAGTCTGCCCTGGCAATGCGGTATGCAAAAACGGCCAACAGAATTCTTTGCAGCTTGGGATTAAAATTGATGAAATGTTCTCCGGTAAAGCACTGCCCGGCAAAGTAAAAATCGGTGTTTCCGGTTGTCCTTTAAGTTGCGCCGAACCCAAAGTGCGTGATATCGGTCTTTTAGGTAAAGCCGCCGGCTGGACCCTGGTTGCAGGCGGCAGCGCCGGAGCACGTCCCAGAATTGCCGATCAGATTACAGAAGGTCTGACTGATGAACAAGCTCTAGAATTAATTAGTAAAATAATTGAAGTATACGGCGAACAGGCTAAAAAAGGTGAGAGAATTGGCAATCTCATCGAACGTATTGGTTTAGATGAATTCAAAAAACTGCTGCTGTAG
- the rnhA gene encoding ribonuclease HI — protein MSQVEIYTDGACSGNPGPGGYGVVLKYGDKIKELSAAYRKTTNNRMEILAAIIGLEALRRPCTVTLYSDSQYLVNAMTKGWVKRWKANNWMRNKQEAAKNIDLWERMLPLLEQHQVDWVWVKGHADNYYNNRCDFLAVRAIKEQALLEDEGFKK, from the coding sequence ATGAGCCAGGTAGAGATATATACTGACGGTGCCTGCAGCGGCAATCCCGGTCCCGGAGGCTATGGTGTAGTTTTAAAATACGGGGATAAGATAAAAGAACTGTCTGCCGCTTACCGGAAAACGACTAATAACCGGATGGAGATATTAGCTGCCATTATTGGTCTGGAGGCTTTAAGGAGACCTTGCACGGTTACACTCTATAGTGACAGCCAGTATCTGGTCAATGCCATGACCAAGGGCTGGGTTAAACGCTGGAAGGCTAATAACTGGATGCGCAACAAACAGGAGGCTGCAAAAAATATTGATCTATGGGAGAGAATGCTGCCCTTGCTGGAGCAGCACCAGGTTGATTGGGTCTGGGTGAAGGGTCATGCAGATAACTACTACAACAACCGCTGTGATTTTTTAGCTGTCAGGGCAATTAAGGAACAGGCGCTTTTAGAGGATGAAGGTTTTAAAAAATAG
- the hslO gene encoding Hsp33 family molecular chaperone HslO, which produces MQDYLIRAVGKKGQFRVIAAVTTGLVEEARRRHSTWPVASAALGRTLTAGLLLGANLKGDDLLTVRVRGDGPLGAIIVSANGHGDVRGYVQNPQIHVPGIRPGKLGVGNAVGKGTLSVSKDLGLREPFTGSVELVSGEIGEDIAYYLLASEQTPSAVSLGVLVETDNSVRAAGGLIVQLLPGAEENMLAELEDCLNRLPPISSLVNEGKIPEEIVKLALGNLDIDIIDNTPVRFYCSCTRERIERMLAGLGEQELRDIYETTGQVEVICHFCGEKYNIQEQELGKLLQDIKKE; this is translated from the coding sequence ATGCAGGATTATCTTATTCGAGCTGTTGGAAAAAAGGGGCAGTTTCGTGTTATTGCCGCTGTGACAACCGGTTTGGTAGAGGAAGCCAGGCGCAGGCACAGTACCTGGCCCGTGGCGTCCGCAGCTCTGGGCAGAACTTTAACTGCCGGGCTTTTGCTGGGAGCCAATTTAAAAGGCGATGATTTGTTGACTGTTAGAGTTAGGGGTGACGGTCCGTTGGGAGCCATAATAGTCTCAGCTAATGGTCACGGTGATGTGCGCGGCTATGTGCAAAATCCGCAGATTCATGTGCCGGGCATTAGGCCGGGCAAACTAGGGGTAGGAAATGCTGTGGGGAAGGGGACCCTCTCTGTTTCTAAGGACTTGGGCTTAAGAGAACCTTTTACAGGCAGTGTTGAATTAGTCAGCGGTGAAATAGGTGAGGATATAGCTTATTATCTACTGGCCTCTGAGCAAACACCCTCTGCAGTATCATTAGGTGTGCTGGTGGAAACAGACAATAGTGTGCGGGCCGCAGGCGGGTTAATTGTCCAACTTTTGCCGGGAGCAGAAGAAAACATGTTGGCTGAGCTGGAGGATTGTTTAAATAGGTTGCCGCCTATAAGCAGTCTGGTCAATGAAGGAAAAATCCCTGAGGAGATAGTAAAACTGGCGCTTGGCAATTTGGATATAGATATTATAGATAATACTCCGGTGCGCTTTTACTGTTCTTGTACCAGGGAAAGAATTGAGCGCATGCTGGCGGGCCTGGGTGAACAGGAGTTGAGAGATATTTATGAAACAACAGGGCAGGTTGAGGTAATTTGCCACTTCTGTGGGGAGAAATATAATATTCAGGAGCAGGAGTTAGGTAAATTGTTGCAGGATATTAAGAAAGAATGA